In Shewanella sp. VB17, a single genomic region encodes these proteins:
- the flgN gene encoding flagellar export chaperone FlgN, translated as MSQLASIIEKQHQLLQELKVTISAEKDALIEQDAEKLLSLASCKAQSLDALKANDSLLSTQADLSQLSTDPSLAKQVQIAKVQLAECQQLNIENTSLIELSIASVNRFAQALQVSRNASSLTYNGKGETSTIPSLGNDLKA; from the coding sequence ATGAGTCAGCTAGCCAGTATCATTGAAAAACAACATCAGCTATTACAAGAGTTGAAAGTCACAATATCAGCCGAAAAAGATGCATTAATTGAACAAGATGCTGAAAAATTACTGTCTCTCGCTTCCTGTAAAGCTCAATCGCTTGACGCCCTTAAAGCCAATGATAGCCTATTATCTACTCAAGCAGACTTATCTCAGCTATCAACAGATCCTTCTCTAGCTAAACAAGTACAAATAGCCAAAGTACAACTTGCAGAATGTCAGCAATTGAATATTGAAAATACCAGTCTAATAGAACTGAGTATCGCCAGTGTTAATCGTTTTGCCCAGGCTTTACAAGTAAGTCGTAATGCATCGAGTCTCACCTACAATGGCAAAGGCGAGACATCAACCATACCTTCATTAGGCAACGATCTAAAAGCCTAA
- the flgG gene encoding flagellar basal-body rod protein FlgG: MHPALWISKTGLDAQQTDISVISNNVANASTVGYKKSRAVFEDLLYQTVNQAGGVSASNTKLPNGLNIGAGTKVVSTQKIFTQGNMLTTDNSLDLMVEGPGFFEIQLPDGTTSYSRNGQFTLDDSGQIVTSGSGYVLQPAITIPDNATAITVSAEGEVSVKTAGVAESQVVGQLSMSDFINPSGLDPMGQNLYTETGASGTPIQGTASLDGMGIIRQGALETSNVNVTEELVNLIESQRIYEMNSKVISAVDQMLSYVTQNL; this comes from the coding sequence ATGCATCCGGCACTATGGATAAGTAAGACTGGGCTAGACGCTCAGCAAACCGATATTTCAGTGATTTCTAATAATGTGGCTAACGCCAGTACTGTTGGTTATAAGAAGAGTCGTGCTGTTTTTGAAGATCTTTTATACCAAACGGTCAATCAAGCTGGGGGGGTAAGTGCGTCAAACACTAAATTGCCTAATGGGTTAAATATCGGAGCGGGAACTAAAGTGGTTTCGACTCAGAAGATATTTACTCAAGGTAATATGCTTACCACGGACAATTCATTGGATTTAATGGTTGAGGGACCTGGTTTTTTTGAAATACAGTTACCTGATGGCACAACATCTTATAGTCGCAATGGGCAGTTTACCTTGGATGATAGTGGGCAAATTGTTACATCTGGATCTGGTTATGTGCTGCAACCTGCGATCACTATTCCTGATAATGCAACAGCAATTACTGTTTCTGCAGAAGGAGAGGTGTCAGTCAAAACTGCGGGGGTTGCAGAGAGTCAAGTTGTGGGCCAGTTAAGCATGTCTGATTTTATTAATCCAAGTGGGTTAGACCCAATGGGGCAAAATTTATATACCGAAACTGGCGCAAGTGGTACACCGATTCAGGGGACGGCATCCTTAGATGGGATGGGAATTATTCGCCAAGGTGCGCTAGAAACATCGAACGTGAACGTTACCGAAGAGCTGGTTAATTTGATTGAGAGCCAACGTATTTATGAGATGAATTCCAAGGTGATCTCTGCCGTTGATCAAATGCTGTCCTATGTTACTCAGAATTTATAG
- the flgA gene encoding flagellar basal body P-ring formation chaperone FlgA, which yields MKVQNIIILLAIFFTTHALGASKASVPSLSTISNLAIEAIEKKMNITGNAKVSITPQKLDKRLNLPPCLPPIIAALATNRAIKRTNTVKISCNSPQLDYPWQIFIAVRVDILYPVVVARELLGSGDLLTRTNIAIQYVDQSNLRGQQFDTIEQVIGTRVKRRIPANLPIFSDNLCFVCKGDTVSISARSSNLIIKTVGQALRDGNLGDRIGIKNMHSNKNLYATVIGVGEVEVRM from the coding sequence ATGAAAGTACAAAATATTATCATTTTATTAGCCATATTCTTTACGACACACGCCTTGGGAGCAAGTAAAGCGAGTGTGCCCTCTCTATCGACCATATCAAACTTAGCCATAGAGGCTATTGAAAAAAAAATGAATATCACAGGGAATGCCAAGGTTAGCATCACGCCTCAAAAGCTGGATAAACGTCTCAACCTTCCCCCTTGCTTACCACCGATCATTGCAGCGCTCGCGACAAACCGAGCAATAAAGCGAACCAATACCGTCAAAATAAGTTGTAACAGCCCACAACTTGATTACCCATGGCAGATATTTATCGCTGTGCGTGTGGATATTCTCTACCCCGTTGTTGTGGCAAGAGAGCTGTTAGGCTCTGGTGACTTACTTACTCGCACAAATATTGCCATCCAATATGTCGATCAAAGCAACCTAAGAGGCCAGCAATTCGATACCATCGAACAAGTCATTGGCACTCGCGTAAAAAGACGTATTCCTGCTAATCTCCCCATTTTTAGTGACAATTTGTGTTTCGTCTGTAAAGGAGATACTGTATCTATATCAGCACGATCTTCGAATCTAATAATAAAAACCGTAGGACAAGCGCTACGAGATGGTAATTTAGGTGATAGGATTGGTATTAAGAATATGCATTCGAATAAGAACCTGTATGCCACTGTCATCGGAGTGGGTGAAGTTGAGGTAAGAATGTAA
- the flgH gene encoding flagellar basal body L-ring protein FlgH — protein MNKYLLLVASVMVLITALTGCMSTREKPIADDPYYAPVYPEAPATKIAATGSMYQASQSSSLYSDIKALKVGDIITVMLMEETQATKSAKNEIKKGTDLTLDPIYALGANMSIGGNPIDFRYNDSMNTKRESDADQSNSLSGSISANVMQVLNNGNLVIRGEKWISINNGDEFVRLTGIVRSQDIRPDNTIDSPRVANARIQYSGTGTFADVQKVGWFSAFFMGSWWPF, from the coding sequence ATGAATAAGTATTTGTTATTGGTCGCATCAGTCATGGTGCTTATCACGGCATTAACAGGCTGCATGTCAACAAGGGAGAAGCCCATTGCTGATGATCCTTATTATGCACCTGTTTATCCAGAGGCCCCGGCAACGAAAATAGCCGCAACAGGATCTATGTATCAGGCAAGCCAGTCATCAAGCCTTTATTCTGATATTAAGGCGTTGAAAGTTGGAGACATCATTACCGTCATGTTGATGGAGGAGACACAGGCCACCAAAAGCGCCAAAAATGAGATTAAAAAAGGCACGGACTTAACCTTAGATCCTATTTATGCACTTGGGGCCAACATGTCAATTGGTGGTAACCCCATTGATTTTAGATACAATGACAGTATGAATACTAAGCGTGAGTCTGATGCCGATCAGAGTAATAGTTTATCAGGCAGTATCTCTGCCAATGTCATGCAAGTATTGAATAATGGTAATTTGGTGATCCGTGGTGAAAAATGGATAAGCATTAATAATGGAGATGAATTTGTTCGCCTTACAGGGATTGTTCGTTCGCAAGATATTCGTCCTGATAATACTATCGATTCCCCTAGAGTCGCCAATGCTCGTATTCAATATAGTGGCACGGGTACCTTTGCAGATGTTCAAAAAGTGGGCTGGTTTAGCGCTTTCTTTATGGGCAGCTGGTGGCCTTTTTAA
- the flgM gene encoding flagellar biosynthesis anti-sigma factor FlgM, which translates to MAIDIKQINTAANISKVSTNKTDPKTDQTGNSPESASASSKSDSVSITTQAQQLQKIQTQLGTVPEIDQEKVAEIKLAIAEGRYKIDAEKLASNIAIFENELKDID; encoded by the coding sequence ATGGCTATTGATATTAAACAAATAAATACCGCTGCTAATATTAGCAAAGTCTCAACAAATAAAACCGATCCAAAAACGGATCAAACAGGCAATAGCCCTGAATCGGCTAGTGCATCATCAAAAAGTGATTCTGTTTCAATCACGACTCAAGCTCAACAATTGCAAAAAATTCAAACGCAATTGGGCACTGTACCAGAGATTGATCAAGAAAAAGTGGCTGAAATTAAGCTTGCTATTGCAGAAGGACGTTATAAGATTGATGCTGAAAAGTTAGCCAGCAACATTGCTATTTTTGAAAATGAACTTAAGGATATCGACTAA
- a CDS encoding protein-glutamate O-methyltransferase CheR — translation MSNKSLAETEYTQFRLFLEQHSGIVLGDSKQYLVRSRLAPLMGLYNLPSLSEVVKHSMKPAERQLRASVIDAMTTNETLWFRDKYPFDLLFNDLLPHYSKLGNPLKIWSAACSSGQEPYSLAMTILEYQQKKPGSLSGKASILATDLSPSMLERCKAAEYDNLALGRGLSDERKRQFFAATADGSMVINDNVKRLVNFRAHNLLESYTLLGKFDIIFCRNVLIYFAPEAKSKILRQFAAALNPKGVLFLGASESIAGLTDEFDMIRCNPGIYYQKKT, via the coding sequence GTGTCAAACAAATCACTTGCTGAAACTGAGTACACACAATTTAGGTTATTTCTGGAACAACACAGCGGTATTGTGCTGGGTGATAGTAAACAATATTTAGTGCGCAGTCGACTTGCTCCTTTGATGGGGCTTTATAACCTACCATCATTATCAGAAGTGGTTAAACATTCTATGAAGCCTGCTGAGCGACAATTACGGGCTTCAGTCATCGATGCCATGACCACAAATGAAACCTTGTGGTTTAGGGATAAATATCCGTTTGATTTGCTGTTCAATGATCTATTACCTCACTATAGCAAACTTGGAAACCCCCTTAAAATTTGGTCTGCCGCGTGTTCTTCCGGTCAAGAACCTTACTCACTTGCCATGACCATTTTAGAATATCAACAAAAGAAACCTGGTTCTTTATCCGGTAAAGCATCAATATTGGCGACAGATTTATCTCCTTCTATGCTAGAGCGATGCAAGGCAGCTGAGTACGATAACTTAGCTTTAGGACGTGGTTTATCTGATGAGCGTAAGCGTCAATTTTTTGCTGCGACTGCCGATGGCAGCATGGTCATTAATGATAACGTTAAACGCTTAGTGAATTTCAGAGCTCATAACTTACTTGAGAGTTATACCTTATTAGGTAAGTTTGATATTATTTTTTGTCGTAATGTCCTTATTTATTTTGCCCCTGAGGCAAAATCAAAAATATTACGGCAATTTGCTGCCGCTTTAAATCCGAAAGGGGTACTTTTTCTTGGCGCTTCAGAGTCGATTGCTGGATTAACTGATGAGTTTGACATGATCCGGTGTAATCCTGGGATCTATTATCAAAAGAAAACATAA
- a CDS encoding flagellar basal body P-ring protein FlgI: MKINRYYLFILLWVSAVSQAERIKDITNVQGVRSNQLIGYGLVVGLPGTGEKTSYTEQTFKTMLKNFGINLPDNLRPKIKNVAVVAVSAKMPAFIKPGQGLDVTVSSLGEAKSLRGGTLLQTFLKGVDGNVYAIAQGSMVVSGFSAEGLDGSKVIQNTPTVGRIPNGAIVERTVVTPFSTGDHLTFNLHRADFSTAKRLADTINELLGPGMARALDSASVQVSAPRDVSQRVSFLATLENLHVEPASESAKVIVNSRTGTIVVGKDVRLLPAAVTHGGLTVTIAEATQVSQPNALGGGQTVVTAESTIDINEEDSRMFMFNPGTTLDELVRAVNLVGAAPSDVLAILEALKVAGALHGELIII; this comes from the coding sequence ATGAAAATTAACAGATATTATTTGTTTATCTTATTATGGGTTTCTGCTGTCAGCCAAGCAGAGCGGATTAAAGATATTACCAATGTGCAAGGCGTGCGGAGTAATCAGTTAATTGGTTATGGACTTGTGGTTGGTTTGCCAGGTACAGGTGAAAAAACGAGTTATACAGAACAAACCTTTAAAACCATGCTAAAAAACTTCGGGATTAATTTACCGGATAATTTAAGACCCAAAATTAAAAATGTAGCCGTTGTGGCAGTTAGTGCCAAAATGCCAGCCTTTATCAAGCCAGGTCAAGGTCTTGACGTAACAGTATCGAGTTTAGGTGAAGCCAAGAGTTTGCGGGGAGGAACCTTGTTGCAGACCTTTCTTAAAGGCGTTGATGGGAATGTATATGCCATTGCTCAAGGGAGTATGGTCGTGAGTGGCTTTAGTGCCGAAGGACTCGATGGCTCTAAAGTGATTCAAAATACCCCCACTGTGGGGCGTATTCCTAATGGGGCTATTGTAGAAAGAACAGTGGTCACGCCATTTTCTACAGGTGATCACTTGACGTTTAATTTACACCGTGCTGATTTTTCAACAGCAAAAAGGCTTGCTGATACCATTAATGAACTCCTTGGTCCTGGAATGGCAAGAGCGCTTGATTCGGCTTCGGTACAAGTGAGTGCGCCAAGAGATGTGTCGCAACGAGTGTCTTTTCTGGCCACCCTTGAGAACCTTCATGTTGAGCCCGCATCAGAGTCAGCCAAAGTGATTGTTAACTCACGTACTGGAACCATCGTGGTGGGCAAAGATGTTCGTCTACTACCCGCCGCGGTCACACATGGCGGGTTGACGGTGACGATTGCTGAAGCGACTCAAGTATCACAGCCTAACGCATTGGGTGGTGGACAAACTGTGGTGACAGCCGAGAGTACCATTGATATAAATGAAGAAGACAGTAGGATGTTTATGTTCAATCCAGGCACCACACTTGATGAACTCGTCAGGGCGGTTAACTTGGTTGGTGCGGCACCATCAGATGTGTTGGCTATTTTAGAAGCGCTAAAAGTGGCAGGTGCTTTACACGGTGAACTTATCATTATTTAA
- a CDS encoding chemotaxis protein CheV, whose product MSSVLESVNKRTQLVGANRLELLLFKLNGSQRFGINVFKVKEVLQCPPLTILPKLNPYVKGVAHIRGSTISVIDLSAATGGTPVESVDGCFIIISEYNRSIQGFVVSSVERIINMNWEAIMPPPEGAGANSYLTAVTEIEGELVEILDVEKILHQISPVKTELSQEVTDSLTLDKDTNYHIMVIDDSAVARKQIIRALQSLGLEIDTAVDGKDALDKLTAMAVDMDNVSTEIPLIISDIEMPEMDGYTLTSEIRANPKLKDIKIVLHTSLSGVFNQAMVEKVGANDFIAKFNPDELAAAVNKHLSL is encoded by the coding sequence ATGTCAAGTGTTCTTGAGTCAGTTAACAAACGAACCCAGCTAGTGGGTGCAAACCGATTAGAGCTTTTACTGTTTAAGCTTAACGGTAGTCAAAGGTTCGGGATCAACGTATTCAAAGTCAAGGAGGTTCTTCAATGCCCACCACTTACCATTCTGCCTAAATTAAATCCGTATGTTAAAGGTGTGGCACATATTCGTGGCTCGACCATTTCGGTGATTGATTTAAGTGCGGCAACGGGTGGCACTCCTGTTGAAAGTGTCGACGGCTGTTTTATTATTATTTCTGAGTACAACCGCAGTATTCAAGGTTTTGTGGTGAGTTCAGTTGAGCGAATTATCAATATGAACTGGGAAGCCATTATGCCACCTCCAGAAGGGGCGGGTGCAAACTCTTACCTTACGGCAGTGACGGAAATAGAGGGGGAGTTGGTTGAAATCCTCGATGTTGAAAAAATTCTTCATCAGATCTCACCGGTTAAAACAGAACTCAGCCAAGAGGTAACAGATTCGTTAACATTAGATAAAGATACGAATTACCATATCATGGTGATTGATGATTCTGCGGTGGCGAGAAAACAGATAATTCGTGCACTCCAATCACTGGGGTTAGAGATTGATACCGCGGTAGATGGTAAGGATGCACTTGATAAATTGACAGCGATGGCGGTCGACATGGATAATGTGTCGACAGAAATCCCATTAATTATTTCTGATATTGAGATGCCCGAAATGGATGGTTATACCTTAACGTCTGAAATTAGGGCTAATCCAAAATTAAAAGACATTAAAATAGTACTGCATACTTCTTTGAGCGGTGTGTTTAATCAGGCCATGGTAGAGAAAGTTGGGGCAAATGATTTTATTGCCAAATTCAATCCTGATGAACTTGCGGCAGCAGTAAATAAACATTTGAGTCTATAA
- the flgE gene encoding flagellar hook protein FlgE, which produces MSFNIALSGISAAQKDLNTTANNIANVSSIGFKESRAEFADVYANSIFANGKTAVGGGVTTNQVAQQFQQGSLQFTKNALDMAISGGGFFVTAPNLDSQDATFTRAGAFQVDANNYLVDSQGNFLQTFGVDKDGNSTSVSLTTTGPVIIPDTAGSPEKTEVIGIQMNLNAGDATLDPTLFDPNDRDTYNNSTAVTMYDSLGESHILTTYFVRPNQAAYTGASNWVAYYALDGKQLDIDVTPAVTYDIDTDADGVADSTAPAETAAVLGSWKGSVLTFDDTGAFAGDTPAPPATVTTVALGVTGANILGPGTDGTQTLTIDFNNPTQFSSTFEVTLLTQDGTTVGRLTNVEVGADGLINASYSNGSTVPLARVALARFANEQGLTQVGNTSWKASLDSGIALAGEANSGTFGSIRSSALEQSNVDLTTELVDLISAQRNFQANSRTLEVNNTLQQTVLQIR; this is translated from the coding sequence ATGTCGTTTAACATTGCATTAAGTGGTATATCAGCTGCGCAAAAAGATCTGAATACCACGGCGAATAACATCGCTAACGTGAGTAGTATTGGCTTTAAAGAGTCCCGAGCAGAGTTTGCTGATGTTTATGCTAATTCTATTTTCGCCAATGGTAAAACGGCGGTTGGTGGTGGTGTGACGACCAATCAAGTTGCTCAGCAGTTTCAGCAAGGCAGCCTACAGTTTACCAAAAATGCATTAGACATGGCCATTAGTGGCGGCGGTTTTTTTGTCACCGCTCCTAATTTAGACTCTCAAGATGCAACCTTCACTCGAGCTGGTGCCTTTCAAGTGGATGCAAATAATTACTTAGTGGATTCACAAGGTAATTTCTTGCAAACATTTGGGGTTGATAAGGACGGTAATTCGACATCGGTAAGCTTAACCACCACAGGTCCAGTGATTATTCCTGACACCGCTGGCAGTCCCGAAAAGACGGAGGTCATTGGTATACAGATGAACCTCAATGCAGGCGATGCGACCTTAGATCCAACATTATTTGATCCCAATGACCGTGATACCTACAACAATTCAACTGCGGTAACTATGTATGATTCGTTAGGTGAGTCTCATATTTTGACCACTTATTTTGTACGCCCAAATCAAGCAGCCTATACCGGAGCGAGTAATTGGGTGGCTTATTACGCACTTGATGGTAAACAGCTTGATATCGATGTGACGCCAGCTGTTACGTATGATATCGATACTGATGCCGATGGGGTTGCTGACAGTACTGCACCTGCTGAAACTGCTGCTGTGTTAGGCAGTTGGAAAGGTTCAGTATTGACCTTTGATGACACAGGGGCTTTTGCGGGGGATACTCCAGCCCCCCCTGCGACGGTAACGACTGTCGCTCTTGGTGTTACTGGTGCCAATATTTTAGGCCCTGGTACTGATGGTACGCAAACATTGACCATTGATTTTAATAACCCAACACAATTTTCCTCTACGTTTGAAGTGACTTTGCTCACCCAAGATGGTACTACAGTTGGCCGTTTAACCAATGTTGAAGTTGGGGCGGATGGGTTAATTAACGCCAGTTACAGTAATGGCTCAACGGTGCCGTTAGCGCGTGTTGCGTTAGCCCGTTTTGCGAATGAGCAAGGTTTGACTCAGGTGGGTAATACGTCATGGAAAGCGAGTTTAGATTCGGGGATTGCGCTAGCTGGTGAAGCCAACAGCGGTACCTTTGGTAGTATTCGTTCATCAGCGCTGGAGCAATCTAACGTTGATTTGACCACTGAGTTAGTCGATTTGATTTCAGCGCAGCGAAACTTTCAGGCCAATTCAAGAACGCTGGAAGTGAACAACACACTGCAGCAAACGGTGCTGCAGATCCGTTAA
- the flgB gene encoding flagellar basal body rod protein FlgB — translation MAINFDKALGVHQYTLGIRSQRAEVISSNIANADTPHYKARDVDFDKTLQAATTRQRGLKMMGNDSKHFDLTALSAQNYGYRIPNQPDTGDGNTVDIQQEQSEFMQNALEYQMSLGFLDSKFSGLKKALKGS, via the coding sequence ATGGCGATTAATTTTGATAAGGCATTAGGAGTTCACCAATATACACTTGGGATCCGTTCTCAACGTGCTGAAGTTATCTCCTCGAATATTGCCAATGCAGATACTCCTCATTATAAGGCGCGCGATGTTGATTTTGATAAAACATTACAAGCTGCAACAACACGTCAACGTGGTTTAAAAATGATGGGTAATGATAGCAAACATTTCGATTTAACCGCCCTTTCTGCGCAAAATTATGGATATAGAATTCCAAATCAACCGGATACAGGTGACGGTAATACGGTTGATATTCAACAAGAGCAATCCGAGTTTATGCAAAATGCATTAGAGTATCAGATGTCGCTGGGGTTTTTAGACAGCAAATTTTCCGGACTTAAGAAAGCATTAAAAGGTAGTTAA
- the flgC gene encoding flagellar basal body rod protein FlgC, with amino-acid sequence MSLFNIFNVSGSGMSAQSVRLNTTASNIANADSVSSSIAETYRARHPIFEAEMAKANHQQQSSQSVAVKGIVESDAPLLKEYLPNHPMADPDGFIYKPNVNVMEEMADMISASRSYQMNVQVAEAAKSMLQQTLRIGK; translated from the coding sequence ATGAGCTTATTTAATATTTTTAATGTCTCAGGTTCTGGTATGTCTGCCCAATCGGTAAGATTGAATACCACAGCCAGTAATATTGCGAATGCAGATTCAGTTTCCAGCAGTATTGCTGAAACGTATCGTGCTCGCCATCCCATTTTTGAAGCCGAAATGGCCAAAGCAAATCATCAACAACAGTCATCACAATCTGTTGCGGTAAAAGGTATTGTTGAAAGTGATGCACCTTTATTAAAGGAATACTTACCCAATCACCCCATGGCAGATCCTGATGGTTTTATTTATAAGCCCAATGTGAATGTGATGGAGGAGATGGCAGATATGATCTCGGCTTCTCGTTCGTATCAGATGAATGTACAGGTCGCTGAAGCTGCCAAATCGATGCTTCAGCAAACTCTCAGAATTGGCAAATAG
- a CDS encoding flagellar hook assembly protein FlgD encodes MSLINPLNNTQPVAGASQPVVPAPQTTSTAQAARTESSGQTTTTGNPFLDAIRLPEDSLIPEANNQELTQEDFFSLLSQQLSMQDPFKPVDNDKMIAQMASFSTVDGINNLNDEIINLNAVMTSSQALQASGLVGQKVLIPSDTGFITDISDVDRELRGVVSTPEAIKEITVRIEDEKGQLIKRFIIDGSEGGNVDVSWDGLGTNGEPASSGIYSIKASGRIEGKSEELAVSAYAHVTSVSLGNASTGAILNLRGVGGIKIGDVLAVSES; translated from the coding sequence GTGAGCCTCATTAACCCACTCAATAATACTCAACCCGTTGCTGGTGCGTCGCAACCTGTTGTGCCAGCACCGCAAACGACATCGACGGCTCAGGCAGCTAGAACTGAAAGTAGCGGGCAAACAACGACGACAGGTAATCCGTTTCTGGATGCCATTCGTCTTCCCGAAGATTCATTAATACCTGAGGCCAATAATCAAGAGTTGACCCAAGAAGATTTCTTTTCTCTTTTAAGTCAACAGCTATCGATGCAAGATCCATTTAAACCCGTTGATAACGATAAAATGATTGCACAGATGGCATCGTTTTCAACTGTTGATGGGATTAATAATCTTAATGATGAAATCATTAATCTTAATGCTGTTATGACCTCAAGCCAAGCGTTACAAGCATCAGGATTAGTCGGGCAAAAAGTATTAATTCCATCAGATACGGGTTTTATCACAGATATTTCGGATGTGGATCGTGAGTTAAGAGGGGTTGTTAGTACACCTGAAGCGATTAAGGAGATCACTGTGCGTATTGAAGATGAAAAAGGTCAGCTGATTAAGCGTTTTATTATTGATGGGAGTGAAGGTGGGAATGTTGATGTGAGTTGGGATGGGCTTGGTACCAATGGTGAGCCAGCTAGCAGCGGGATTTACTCTATAAAAGCGTCAGGGAGGATAGAGGGTAAAAGTGAAGAATTGGCCGTATCAGCCTATGCTCATGTCACCAGCGTGTCTTTAGGCAATGCCAGTACTGGTGCGATCCTCAATTTACGAGGCGTCGGTGGCATTAAAATTGGAGATGTATTAGCGGTCTCTGAAAGCTAA
- the flgF gene encoding flagellar basal-body rod protein FlgF: protein MDKLLYVAMSGAKQNMNSLAVRANNLANANTDGFKADMAQARSMQAFGEGLPTRVFAMTENPSADFSSGPIKTTGRDLDIAIKNSGWIAVQGADGGEAYTRSGSLSFDTSGLLRNDRGNPIMGDSGPIVLPLPIDKVLISQDGIISVRPLGSTAEVIEEVGQIKMVNPGDENMMRGADGLFRLTSGEDAPADPFVALESGAVEGSNVNAVNEMVSLISIQRQFEMQVKMMKTAEEMDKASASLIRIS from the coding sequence GTGGATAAATTACTCTACGTTGCCATGAGCGGTGCTAAACAGAATATGAACTCGTTGGCCGTGCGAGCGAATAACCTAGCCAATGCCAATACTGACGGTTTTAAAGCTGATATGGCGCAAGCGCGATCCATGCAGGCTTTTGGTGAGGGCTTGCCAACACGCGTGTTTGCGATGACTGAAAACCCCTCTGCAGACTTTAGCTCAGGCCCAATTAAAACCACGGGTCGCGATCTCGATATTGCTATTAAAAATAGTGGTTGGATTGCGGTTCAAGGTGCTGACGGTGGTGAGGCTTATACTCGCTCTGGTAGTTTAAGTTTTGACACTTCTGGTTTGTTACGTAACGACAGAGGTAATCCTATTATGGGAGATTCAGGTCCGATTGTTTTACCTTTACCCATAGATAAAGTGTTGATATCACAAGATGGTATTATCTCCGTTAGGCCTCTAGGTTCGACAGCTGAAGTGATTGAAGAAGTTGGCCAAATTAAAATGGTCAATCCAGGTGATGAAAATATGATGAGGGGCGCCGATGGTCTCTTTAGGCTGACATCGGGTGAAGATGCCCCTGCAGATCCATTTGTTGCGTTAGAAAGTGGAGCTGTAGAGGGAAGTAATGTCAATGCTGTCAATGAAATGGTGTCTCTAATTAGCATTCAACGTCAATTTGAGATGCAAGTTAAAATGATGAAAACCGCAGAAGAGATGGATAAAGCATCTGCTTCACTTATACGCATTAGTTAG
- a CDS encoding LPP20 family lipoprotein, with protein sequence MNIWFIVIMLILSACASEDRYIEWEIQQPESFPKLTAIGYATLASQPSKDKSQRVLMAMKASKIAAYRELAEQVYGQELSASSKVNEWMLTDDMIQASVTGIIRGAKVVKSYPAGEHYVTELELDFSQVWALYQQNNPIQKIKDVTYF encoded by the coding sequence ATGAATATATGGTTCATCGTCATAATGCTGATATTGTCAGCTTGTGCATCTGAAGATAGATACATAGAGTGGGAAATTCAACAGCCAGAGAGTTTTCCCAAGTTAACAGCTATAGGCTACGCAACATTAGCTTCTCAGCCTTCAAAAGATAAGTCACAACGGGTTTTGATGGCAATGAAAGCATCGAAAATAGCCGCCTATCGTGAGCTAGCTGAACAGGTTTATGGTCAAGAATTATCTGCTAGCAGTAAGGTTAATGAATGGATGTTGACTGATGATATGATTCAAGCTTCTGTAACGGGGATTATTAGAGGTGCTAAAGTGGTAAAAAGCTATCCTGCTGGTGAGCACTATGTTACAGAGTTAGAGCTTGATTTTTCTCAAGTTTGGGCTTTGTACCAACAAAATAACCCTATTCAAAAAATTAAGGATGTGACTTATTTTTAA